In Enterobacter cloacae, the following are encoded in one genomic region:
- a CDS encoding IS5 family transposase: protein MSQQLTFADSEFSSKRRQTRKEVFLGRMDDLLPWDKLLGVIEPVYPKAGNGRRPYPLETMLRIHCMQQWYNLSDEAMEDALYEIASMRQFARLSLDKAIPDRTTIMNFRHLLEQHELARKIFSTVNHWLAECGVLMTQGTLVDATIIQAPSSTKNKHNSRDEDMHQTKKGNQWYFGMKAHIGVDAKSGLTHSLVTTAANEHDLNQVGKLLHGDEEFISADAGYQGAEKRDELSDVSADWLIAKRPGKVNALKQHPRKNKLAIRYEYLKASIRAKVEHPFRIVKCQFGFVKARYKGLAKNDSQLAMLFTLANLVRVDQLIRAQARST from the coding sequence ATGAGCCAGCAACTGACTTTTGCCGACAGTGAGTTTTCCAGTAAACGCCGCCAGACCCGCAAAGAAGTTTTCCTTGGCAGAATGGATGACTTGCTTCCCTGGGACAAATTACTTGGCGTTATCGAGCCTGTGTATCCCAAGGCCGGTAATGGTCGCAGGCCCTATCCGCTGGAAACCATGCTGCGTATTCACTGCATGCAGCAATGGTACAACCTGAGCGATGAGGCCATGGAAGATGCCCTCTATGAAATCGCCTCCATGCGCCAATTTGCTCGCCTGTCACTGGATAAAGCCATTCCAGACCGCACTACCATCATGAATTTCCGGCATTTGCTGGAGCAGCATGAACTGGCCCGCAAAATCTTCAGTACCGTTAATCACTGGCTAGCAGAGTGTGGCGTTCTAATGACCCAGGGCACCTTGGTGGATGCCACCATCATTCAAGCCCCCAGCTCTACCAAAAACAAACACAACAGCCGTGATGAAGACATGCACCAGACCAAGAAAGGTAACCAGTGGTACTTCGGCATGAAAGCGCACATTGGCGTGGACGCCAAAAGTGGCCTGACCCACAGTCTGGTGACCACGGCGGCTAACGAGCACGACCTCAATCAGGTTGGCAAGTTACTGCATGGCGATGAAGAATTTATCTCAGCCGATGCTGGTTATCAGGGGGCCGAAAAGCGCGATGAGCTCAGCGATGTCAGCGCAGACTGGCTTATCGCCAAGCGTCCCGGCAAAGTGAATGCATTGAAGCAACACCCGCGCAAGAACAAGCTGGCCATCCGTTACGAATACCTGAAAGCGAGTATCCGAGCGAAGGTTGAGCATCCATTTCGGATAGTAAAATGTCAGTTTGGTTTCGTCAAAGCCAGGTACAAGGGGCTGGCTAAAAATGACAGTCAACTGGCGATGTTATTCACCCTGGCGAACCTGGTTCGAGTTGACCAATTGATACGGGCACAGGCGAGATCTACCTGA